A segment of the Fusarium musae strain F31 chromosome 2, whole genome shotgun sequence genome:
CCCCGTTAGCTGTGCCAGCCATACTGTCAGGACTAGGACCGAAACCGTATCCAAAGAGCGTAGAAAACTCGTCCATAACCTGGGGTACCGATGGAAAATTGGTATCCATTCCCACAAAAGGGCTCGGAGCCTGCATCGTTGGCATACCAGGTCGAGCAGTCGTACCTGTGCTTCCTCTCCAAAATGTATTTGGATTTTGAGGTAGCGGTAAGGAAGTCTCGGGTGATTCTTCTTGCCTGAAATCCTGGAGAGGCACGTCATTCTTCCAAAGCAATTCCCATTTCTTGAACCGCGAGTAGTCAGTTTCTCGGCCGGAGGGATCAGCTGTGGCATCAAGTCGTGAGATAGCACGTTCAAAAACTTCGATCAGGGATGCTTCAGAACGGGCCGACTCTCCACCTGCTGACATCTCCTTGATCATAGCCATACCAGTCCGCAGAGCGTCACGTAGCCTATCCGTTTTCTTTTGCAGGCACtgagtgatgatgaccaGGAGAGCGGCACGACAGGAACTGAATTCCGTGTATGATGCCCGTGCAAGACCAATCGTgctttgaagaagatggcatgtGTCGATTATAGTCAATGCAGCCTCCACACAATCCGCAACCAGGATCGACCGAGGATTGGACTTATGAGGAGTGTTGGGTCGTTGGTTATTTGAATCAGCGGGTGAACTCGACGTGCTCGCGTTACCACGCACGACTTCGCGAGGTAAGATGAAGGGCCGCCCAGCGTACATTCGCAGCAGGCAATACTCTAGTTTGAGATGCGTATCTGCACGTGTAACAGGGTTTTGTGGATTAACTTCTTCGTGAAACGCGGTTTCGGGTAGTGCGTCCCACCACCTTCGAAGTTCCTCCTTCATATCGATGACCCGTTGCAAGCCTTCATTCATCTCATGTTTCTGTGCGGTTCGAAGAACAGAGCTGCCAATGATGATtagcttcttgagaacaCGGCTCAGAATAGTGCAAGTGCATACATCTCATGCGCAATCTTACCAAGCGCCTGATTCAGACGTAACGTTGCAAGCATGTGCGCAACATTTGTAGGGCTTGATGGCATAATGTCTGGTCGATCAGTGGGCATCTCTGCGTCGACATCTTTACTCAGAATAGATAAAGGCCGCCCGTGGTAGATACCGACCCGTCTACAGCGGTCAGCTTCCAGGAATTCAAAATTACGGTCAGTAAAACATACTTCTCTGTCGTATAGGCTGTCCACCATACGCGGTTCCGGGTTTCACGAACGTAAGGATCAAGTCCCCCAGCAGGCCACTTCCTATGCATGCCATTCTGGATGGCGAGCTTTACCGCGAGATTAAGATAAATGTACGATAACCCTGAGGCGTCAAGTGGCAGGGTATAGAtgccgatgagaagaatggcCTGGACACTCTCCAGTGATGCGACAGTAATGACATCGGGAACGAGCTTGCAGGCTTGTTGATAGAACATAACACCTATTGTATCCTCAGAGAAAGGGCTTGAATCGTTTGACTTGCCGTGGACATCTCTTCCTGAGATCGAATCGAGATATGCGTACTGAGTTCCAATCGCAAAGATGATCCAAATCATGCAAAGCGTCCCCACTTCACGACGGGATAAAGCCCCGGGGTTTTGGTAAATTAGGTCGATCTGTTCGGCGAGCCATCCACGTTCAACATAGAAGTAGTTGGTCTCGGCATGCTTATAGAAAGCCTGGACCAGGAACTCGGCGACATATCGAGGAGGCAGTGCAGAAAGTGATGCCTGCGTGTTATTCGCTGACTGGAGCTCCTCGGCTCGATAATACTCTTTGAAACTGAGGGGGCCTGGTGCATCCTAGCGAAGGTCTAAGTTATTCGTTCTGACAAAACAAGGCTGGAGCAACATACATGGCGCTCTGGTACGCATTGTTCGATCCATTGTTTGATTCTCATTGAGAAATTCCAGTGAGAGAACTCGCCTGAGTAGTCTATGGGCGATATTGGTTAGTTACTTGTGGATGTTGAATACCAGTAGTCGGTCTTACGAGTAGTGTTATTATCCAGTGGCTGGACAGTATAGTTCTCATCTTCTGCCCCCAAAAAGTCAGAGCCTGGAGAATCCATAATCGGAGCTTGTCGTTTAACTTGATGAGCGTCGAAATTCTTGTTATCGATGGACTCGGCCATAGCCTTCAATGATTCCGTATCAAGAGAGACACTTCCAGCATAGTGGGTGATAATCTTCTCCATATAAGAAGCGCGCTGAAGGAGCTCAGCGTTCCCTGGGCCGGAGCGGTTCCTAAGCTCATATGCGTCAGCAAGCTTGAAAACGTTGCACGGCATGCGGCGATGCTATTGCGAATTACCTCGATGCGCCATCACCTCCTTCGGCATCTCTGGCAGTCGGACCTAGGAACTCGCATTGGCGATGCAGGCGCGTACATCTTCGGCATGGTACACCACCGTCGCATTTCTCCTTCTGTCGTCGGCAGCCGTCGCAGCTACAGAACACGATCAATCAGCATTTGGAGACCAGAACAGTCAATGAGGGCAAAAGATAAGCGGGAGGCAAGTGATTCAGAGCTGGTGACATCCGGAATCTGATGGGAAGGACGGGGCCTTGGAAGCAGATACTCCGGTCTGTCTGCGCCGGAGAGGACGCACAGTGGCGGAGTGAATCAAGGGTTTAGTGGACGTACGCTCGGAGTGCTCGCTTGCGTTCTCTCTCGGCTTCCCGGCGCTGCCGGCTCTTCTGCACAGTCTGTTGTTGCTTGTCCATCTCCCGTTCTTCGGATTGCGCGAGTCGGCGCGGGGCCGGTTTGCGGCGGCGGAGCGGATGGACTCCTGCTCCTGGGACCTCAAGCAGCGGGAAGCCCGTAGACCCCAGCAAAATGCTTGGGAGGCCGTGAGGTGCGGCGAAGCAATTGTGTTAAGGAACTTGCTTAGTTCAAAGGGTCGGTAATAGTTTGGGGGTAGGATTGATGGTTCAAATTGGCGGATCGAACTTGAAGTGGTTTTATGGCCCACGTACAGGTAGATCGAGGCTTGAAAAGCGACTTGGTGGCTCCATCCAGGACCCTGCTGGTGGATGCACAGAAATGGTAAATAGCGGCTAGGTGGGTGTCAACAGCCAGTCTTCCTGGAGAACCTATTGCAGGCTACAGCGATGCAAGCAAGAGTTTGTTTTGAGCTTCGGCAGTTTAGGGCGAGGTACCTATCGTGTCTTTCGCTTGCTGCAATTCGAGAAACCACGCGCCTGAGAGGTGCTTTGTAGTTGAACTTTTTAAGGGAACGCCATGCTAATTGCTGAACAAACAAGGTGgaagctcaaagtcaagcAGAAGAGAGAAACTGAAGAGTTCAAGTAAGGCAAGACGCGGGGAGCTAGCGTCTATTTTAGTGCAGTTGGCGGAACCGCAGAATGTAATTCGCTTGCCCACGCTTTTGAGTCTGAGACGATAGTACCTAACGTTAGGAGACAGAAGCAGAATAGGCCAAGtactaactaccttacctaggtagttaaaTAAGCTCACAATTCGACGATTTATTTACAGCGCAATGATACAAGGGCATTAGCCCAACAACTCAGCAACCTGCATGACGGACTCTAGATAAAAGGAGAGGGTGCATGTTTTATAACATGTGATAAAGGGCATTTACTTCGCCTGAGACTAAAGCAAAGACCTTCAAGGCCTGATGTTGGAAGATAGCGCTAACATGGAAATTATACACGCACAGTCACCCTGGCTTGACGCTCCATGCCACTGTACTCCACGATAGTTGACGAGACAAGCTGGTTGGCGCGCAACGGCAATTGATTACAGTGAGTGAAGAGGCATCAAcattgctttttcttttacacAACACGCACGCACCATAGTACGCACAAGAAGGTCTCGGCCAGCTCCTTAGCAGCTTGAGTACTTTGCTGTGTATTATGCCGTTGGCGGTCGATCCCGGTACATTGAAGTACGTAGTATCAGAGTGGCATTGTCGACCGACAGGTACCTCTTCGTGAAAGGGATAAATCATATGGCGGCTTCCATCTTAGTTCAGTACGTTAGTATCAACCTACCGAGGTTCTATTTGTGTCATCCGTATGCAAAAGGCACATATTGAAACATTTCGCCTGTCTGTCTATCAGAGGACCTGCCAGCCTGTCTTGCCTGCTAGCTACCTGCCCATGTGTCACCCCGTATGTGGGCCTATCTCGACGGTAGATGTGGTGGTCAGGGAAGAACTAGAGCCCATATGGAGAAAAAGCAACGCAAAAGGTGATGCAGAGACACGACCTTTCACCTTGTGCACATGACAATATATTTTATGTACGGGACACTTGCAAGAACTATAGGTTATGCCTCAAGCTGATTGAGTATCACGACTCGGTACACAAAGTGTACCTAACTTGCGGCTTTGAAGCATACGACAGCGGGGCGGGGCGGAGCGGGGCGCCGGATCGCCGTCAGGGCCAATTTCAAAGTGAGCTATAATGTCAAGTCCTTGATAACTGACGACCACTCTCGGCAATGCGTGCATTGCAAGTAACGATCACGGGATGCTTTCCtcttgctgaggagcaggGAAATTACATACGAACAAAACTGAAGCGTTCTAATCGGCCCCCACACTACCCTCAGCTAGGCGAATGATGCCACCACAAAGCTGGGGGAAGATGCCATACGGAACAGACATGGGTCAAGTTACGGAGAGTCTCTTCAACCAAGCTATGGTACTGGCTACCAATAGGTAGTCTACATCGGCAACTACCTCAGTATGGTTAGACTAGTTCTGATAATTTTAGGTATGTAGTTTGCTCATAGTTATTGATGATATATCGAGAGAGAGCGCGCTGGACGCGGCTATCTATATATGATCTGGGCATGTTTTCAACAGCATACCTCATCAGTAAATTCACCGAGATTTGTGGCAGGTTCAGACTTAGCAAAAAGCACTCAATGACCAGCATTAATTTGTCAGCCGTCTTCCATTGCCATTAATGGGTAGAGCTTGCGCCGCTTTGATCGACAAGCCAGCCTTGATCCCTCAGGACCCATGGATGTCTCGCAGGTACACAGACTGCACAGACCACCAACGCCCTACGTTTGTTTTTTTAGACTGGCTGACAATCAGAAACACTCACTGACCATGCCTCGAGTTTGCGGGGTTGACAGCTTTTGATCCGATGAGATGAGCACGGTGACGAATCGGCGGGATCTTGCAGGCTGTCAACCCCTAATCACAACTCATTGGTGTAGATGTCATATGTAGATCTTCTTCCACACGGCTAAGACCAACACCATCGTCCATTTCTATGCTCCATACGTTATTTCTCATACAATGTACAACGGATGCCACTCTTTTTCCATGTACATAACAAGCTAACAGATTTAGGCGGCAGGATACCATCGGGTCCGAACAAAGCACTGATGGCCCTCGCTACTCAACTTCGTCAGGTCTATCAGCGGCCCGGACCAACATGCTCGGCTGCTCGTTCTGGCAATCCAAGACTTGTCAATCCAAATTCTGTAAGTGATATTGTCACAATTGGCCTTTTTCAACGGGAATGACTGCGCCTGCTAATGGCTCGCATAAATGATCTACTGTATATTCCTCGCCTCCCTTTTTGCGGCTACCTCGGACCTGCAGAGCTACCCATGTAGAGACC
Coding sequences within it:
- a CDS encoding hypothetical protein (EggNog:ENOG41), encoding MPCNVFKLADAYELRNRSGPGNAELLQRASYMEKIITHYAGSVSLDTESLKAMAESIDNKNFDAHQVKRQAPIMDSPGSDFLGAEDENYTVQPLDNNTTHYSGEFSHWNFSMRIKQWIEQCVPERHDAPGPLSFKEYYRAEELQSANNTQASLSALPPRYVAEFLVQAFYKHAETNYFYVERGWLAEQIDLIYQNPGALSRREVGTLCMIWIIFAIGTQYAYLDSISGRDVHGKSNDSSPFSEDTIGVMFYQQACKLVPDVITVASLESVQAILLIGIYTLPLDASGLSYIYLNLAVKLAIQNGMHRKWPAGGLDPYVRETRNRVWWTAYTTEKRVGIYHGRPLSILSKDVDAEMPTDRPDIMPSSPTNVAHMLATLRLNQALGKIAHEISVLRTAQKHEMNEGLQRVIDMKEELRRWWDALPETAFHEEVNPQNPVTRADTHLKLEYCLLRMYAGRPFILPREVVRGNASTSSSPADSNNQRPNTPHKSNPRSILVADCVEAALTIIDTCHLLQSTIGLARASYTEFSSCRAALLVIITQCLQKKTDRLRDALRTGMAMIKEMSAGGESARSEASLIEVFERAISRLDATADPSGRETDYSRFKKWELLWKNDVPLQDFRQEESPETSLPLPQNPNTFWRGSTGTTARPGMPTMQAPSPFVGMDTNFPSVPQVMDEFSTLFGYGFGPSPDSMAGTANGGMWMGP